The DNA segment TCCTGCGTCACGTAGAAATGACAGCCGTTGAACGGGCCCGACATCATCCAGGGCGGGCCGACGTTGGAGAGGTCCATCGAGACGATGCAGGAGTCCTCCCAGCTCAGGTACTGGCAGGCCAGCGCCGCTCCTGGATTGACTTGATAGGCGTGGAGTTCGTTGGCTGGCGCGTTGCTGAAGAAGGCCTGTTTCCCCGAGGTGATGTCCAGGTAGATGTCGATGTTGTTCTGTTCGATGACGGCGTTGTTGGGCGCCCCGACGACGCCCCCGACGACCATCGCCGCGACGTCGGTCGCGAGGAGGTGCACGAACGGGGCGTTCCCGGCCAGGGGCTTGGTGCGGTTGTACCAGCCGGGCGCGGGCCGGTGGGTGTGGTGGAGGAACAGCGGCTTCTTCTGGAGGAGGTTCAGCCGCGTGACGTTGTTGTTGAACTGGCCGATGAGGGTCATGTGTGGCTCCTGGCGTGACTGGCTTCAGAGCCAGGTGAACTTCAGCTTCTTCGAGCTGCCTACGTCTTCGAACATGGCCCAGAGGTCCTTGGGCTCCTTGCGCGCGAGCCCCACGCAGTGCGCCTGGTGGCGATCCTCGGCCGAGTCGTTCCAGCACGCGCGTGGGACCTCGTACATCCCGTGGATGCCGTAGTGGTTGACGAGCCTCGCCTTGACGGTGGTGGCGAAGGCCGCGTCGTCGATGTGCACATCCAGCTCGCCGTCGTAGTCCATGGCCCGGCAGTCGAAGTTCGCGCTCCCCAGCACCACGTGCTGACTGTCGATGATCATCAGCTTGGTGTGCAGGTAGACGGTCTGCGGAACCTGGTTGATGCCCCCGTACCGGTAGGGGAAGTAGACCTGGATCTTGGGCGCCACGTCCGCGTGCTTGGGCTGGGCCTTGCTCTTCTGGCCCGTCCCCTTGTGGATGAACCTCAGGACGGCGTCGAGCCGCACGTCCGTCTTCGCCTGGGTCTTCTTGTTCGTCAGGCGCAGGCGGTAGTTCTGCTGGGGCCAGTCACTCAGATTGACGGAGGGCTCGTAGACCTCCCAGACGTAGTCGTCCTTGGAGTACGTCTTCGTCCCCTGGGTGCGCGGGTCGACGTGCGTCGTGATCTCCCCGTCGATGACCTCCACCGCGAGGCAGTTCTCGTCCAGGTAGCCGCTCTCGATGGCCATCATCGCGTAGGTGATGCGCGTCAGGTAGGTGACGCCCTTGTCGGTGTCATGGAGGGGATCCGGGATGACCAGCACGACCTTGAGCTGCTTGGCGCCCATCTGCTTGATGCGCGTGCGCACCGCCTTCACCAGCTCTGGATTGAAGAACTGGAAGTTCTCGATGTAGATGTATTTGGTCGCGTGGGAGATGAGGTCCACCAGCTTGTCTCGAATGTGTGTCTGATTCGAGAACGACTCGCTGTTGGTGGTCAGCGCGGTGATGGTGAGGTTGCCGCCCTGGATGACCTGATCGTTCGCGGTGGCCTGGAGGGTGGAGCGGGCGGCGGCGGGGTGCGGCTTGCCGAACAGGCTGAGCGCGGGCAGCTGCTTCTTCCAGCGGCGCAGCCACTCCGCCTCGATGTCGAGCGTGACGGGGCCCTGGAGCAGCACGCCGGTGTCGTGGCAGGAGTGACCGTAGGGCCGGGAGTGCGCGATGTTGTCCCAGTACTCGTGCTCGATGTTGAAGCCGCCCACGAGCACCTTCAGCGTGCCGGCGATGGAGAAGATGGCGATCTTCTGGTGGAGCGAGTAGCCCACGCCGGCGCCGCTGTGCTTCTCCAGGTACACCTGGATGCGCTGGTTGTGGTTGTGCAGCAGCGCCTGGGTGGCCTTGTTCTTGGCCAGCGTCTGCAGGGAGAAGTGGTCCGACATCTTCGCGAGCTCGAGTCCCTTGACGGTGAGGTCATCGGGTTGCCAGAGGCAGATGTCGATGTGGTGGCCCGCGTCCGCGACCTCCTTGAGGACCTCTCCGAAGTTCCGGTTCGCGTGGCGGTCGAGCAGGGTGTCGTGCTGGAGGCACCACCAGCCCAGGCGCACATAGGTCCTCGCGTGGGGCTGCGCGTCCCGCACCTCGTAGAGGCAGTCGCGGAACGTGTCGAAGTACTCTTCGCCGTCCATCAGGAACACGGCCGTGTTGTTCTGGGTCGGGGGCATGGACCTTCCTCGAGGGGGACCTCGAGACCGAGCCCTGACGGGGACCTGGCCGCGGAGAACGGCGGTGTGACAGGACGGCTCCTCCGGGGCGGGGGGGCTGTCCCGGAGACCTCTCGCGGATGGACTTCGTCAGGGATGGGTCACGAGGCGGGCTCCCACTGAGCAAGGCACGTACCAGTGGAAGCCCGCGGGCTTCTGGAGCGAGGAGGACCCTGGTGGAGGCCCGCTGCTTGTCCCCGGGACGCAGGCGCGTTGCACGGGAACGCAGGGGCGGTGTCAGGGGGTGGTCGAGGTCGCGCAGGGCCACCAGGCGGGCGGCGTGGCGCGGTCATCCCAGGCTCCGTCCCAGGGGTCGCGCAGGGTGTAGACCTGGGTGTTCGCGGAGACGCAGTAGCGCTCCGGATGCGGATTCACGTAGAGGGCCAGCTCCTGCGTGCCGGCGCTGAAGGGCCTGCAATAGGTCTCACTGGTCGACGCGGGAGGGGGCGCGGTGGCGGCGCGCACCTGCGTGCGCAGGGCGCTCGTGTTGTGCTCGCAGACGTATCCGCGGAAGCGCCCGTCCAGCTCGATGAAGAGGTCCATCTTCACGCGTCCGCTGTTGACGTCGCAGCCGTCGAACCAGGTGTGGCCCGGTGGCAGCGCCGGGTCCTCCTTGTAGCGATACGAGACCAGGGAGTAGCCCTGCGGCGGCTCGGGGCACTGTGGGAACATGGCGTTGTAGAAGGGGTGGAGCGTGCCCTCGCGATACACCACGTAGTGGTACACGAGGGCGTCGTGGGTGTAGCCCTCCTGGTGCCCGATGACCTCGTCCGGGCTGCTCGTCGCGGTCAGGCTCACGGGGTCCAGCTTGCGGTTGCCGTTGCCGTCGACGTAGGCGAGCACGTAGGCGAGCCCGAACTTCATGCCTTCGTCTCCGTTGAGGAGGCCCGGTTCGGGCAGCTTGCGCACGGGCAGGTCGAAGGTGTTGGGGAAGCGGCCGCTCACCTTCACGTCCACACCCTGCCGCGAGTAGGCCGAGGACGGGCTGAGGCGCAGGCACTTGTTGTAGTCCTTCAGGGTGGTGATGGTCTTCATGCACTCGGCCGTGGCCTCGGGCCAGTGCTCCCAATGGAGGGCGACGCGCAGCTTCTCGCGGCGCGTGTCGTCGAGTGACTCGGCTGAGACCAGTGCGCCCTCCACGCTGAACAGGGCGTCGTCCTCGCCCTCTTCGCCGAGGATGTCGCCGCAGCCCATCGAGGTTCCGGCCAGCAATCCCAGGCACAGCACTCCGTGTCGCCATCGTCTCGTCATGCTTCGCTCCCGTGGTGGGTTCATCCCGGAAGACGCGGCACGGGCGTGGCGTGGGACATGTCGAAGCAACGAGGAGTCAGGGCTGTTCCCGGGGCAGCTCGCGCACCACGTGGCGAAGGGACGGGAGTGGCTCGAGGGCGGGAGGGAAACGGGGTGCCCGGGCGGCTTGCTCCAGCCACTGCCGCACGGCTGTGGGCGAGGGGGCCTCCGGAGTGGACGCGGTCAGCACGAAGACGAGCGCCTCGCGCTCCGAGCCCGTGTCCAGCTCCAGGCTCCCGGGGAGCAACATCCGTCCCGGCGCCAATTGGAGCGCGCCGCCCGTCTCCGGAAAGCCATGCAGTGGAGTGACCTGGCCCTGGCTGTCGACGGCGAGCACGTACAGGGCGCCGCCCAGCGGGTCCTCGACCTCCAGGCGCACGCGGTCTCCGGGCCGCAGCGTTCCATCCATGGCCTGCTCGAAGACGGCGTCGCCGCGTTTGACGTGCAGGCGCGTGGTCAGGCCTCCGCGCACGCGGATCCGCTCCTCGACGTCCTGCGCGGGGCGCAGGAGCGGCAGGCCCAGGGCGAGCAGGGCACAGAGCGCGAGCAC comes from the Myxococcus fulvus genome and includes:
- a CDS encoding phospholipase D-like domain-containing protein → MPPTQNNTAVFLMDGEEYFDTFRDCLYEVRDAQPHARTYVRLGWWCLQHDTLLDRHANRNFGEVLKEVADAGHHIDICLWQPDDLTVKGLELAKMSDHFSLQTLAKNKATQALLHNHNQRIQVYLEKHSGAGVGYSLHQKIAIFSIAGTLKVLVGGFNIEHEYWDNIAHSRPYGHSCHDTGVLLQGPVTLDIEAEWLRRWKKQLPALSLFGKPHPAAARSTLQATANDQVIQGGNLTITALTTNSESFSNQTHIRDKLVDLISHATKYIYIENFQFFNPELVKAVRTRIKQMGAKQLKVVLVIPDPLHDTDKGVTYLTRITYAMMAIESGYLDENCLAVEVIDGEITTHVDPRTQGTKTYSKDDYVWEVYEPSVNLSDWPQQNYRLRLTNKKTQAKTDVRLDAVLRFIHKGTGQKSKAQPKHADVAPKIQVYFPYRYGGINQVPQTVYLHTKLMIIDSQHVVLGSANFDCRAMDYDGELDVHIDDAAFATTVKARLVNHYGIHGMYEVPRACWNDSAEDRHQAHCVGLARKEPKDLWAMFEDVGSSKKLKFTWL